TTTCTAAActattaaggaagtaggtagtaCCTAATAAACAATGGTAATACTggaaaaatgtgaaaaacagtagaataaaaaaatgcattaaacctTATGTTACACTATCCAAACAACTTTAAATATTAGTTAAGGTATTTTtaggataaacaaaataaatatatttaagtgtTGATGCATTACAAttgataaaacattattattaaattataacctTTAATAGAATACGTACCTGTACTAGCAGTCGAACGTAAATTTTTCCGATAAAGTTTGGTGGTTTCCGTGGGGGTATAGGTTAAATAACAttacataattaataattatctacTATGCATGGTTATGCATCAGAATTCATAGCAACTATAAATGTGGTATCAGTATGTCTGAAAAATATGACGATGCATCAGATAAAATAGATGGTTTGAACTGTAATATtgcttttaattttgtttaaaatgtagcATTGACTCAAATCCAGAAATGTAAGGATATAAATGTGGTAAATCCTAGTAAAATTTGTTAGTAGACATTTTGTTACTGTTTCAATATGGAAATTTTCCTTTAGTAAGCAAGTCAAAGGTATATTTTTATGTGTTGCGTGGTTCTGTACATAGGATCCAAGGTTTTAGTGGGCCCATTTGAGTTATGTGGGGGTTGTGATTGAACCAGGGGGTAACTGGCCTCTGATACTTCTATCGACATTGAAGATTAGAGATGAGGAGAGGTGGTATTATGAGaatgagaatggagcattgacaGAATGAAATGGCGGGGTAAAACAAGAGTGGCCCGAGAATATTCACAGGCTCACTGTAACGTctgccacatttcccacttgtgACAAATCCAAGTTAAATACCTCTTGGAATCCAACCTGAATAGCCTTGGTGGAAGGCAGGTGATCTGACCATCCAACCACCGTGGCCCCAACAGTAAAGGATTTTTCACAAGATTAGTTTACCAAAAGGAATCAAAGCATTTTTTTAGCATTCTGTATCTGGTAGGCATAAAAGAAATgatagatttaaaataaaaccttGTAAACTTTGCCTTACTGCTATCAATCTTCGAGAAGACACCCTTTGCTTCCAGCAAATTGAATACATAGTCATGTGTTAATTCTAGTGAGATGTCACTTCTTTCCAGTGCTGCAATACTTTCATTTAATCCTAGTTCTGGTACAGTTGCATTGTAAAGTGTAACGGGAATCTGCAACAACAACATAAATAGTTTATAATGAACATTTTTGAGCCTCTTTATCCATTGGAATTAGGGAAACCTTTTAAGCCAGATTTCTTGGAGAAGTTTCTGAGTATTTTTATTTGTCTTCAAGGAAAATAAACTGCCTGACATCATATGGTCTGGGACCTtatttaaaggaaaatatttagAAGAAGTACTGTAGTCACCTTGCTACACAATTCAGTATAAAACCACTAATTATGCTGCGAAATAAGTAGAGGTCTGCGCGTATtcgaaaaacattttatattcatGAATAACTAGATATTTGATTCAACATTTCAAATCTAATAATTGTGGGGACTGAgccacaaaaacaaaatttaacaaaaaactataacatttattaagatttatttagacatgtatatttgttttctgtatcataatatatacaaacattatttttatatataaaaataatctgttaataaaataaaaaataattaaaaataattttaatgtatatgataaatttgatttataaaactattttcaaaaacaaaaaaattaatggattaaGAAATTGCATTGCCAcgttttttattttcttgcaatTAACATTACACTATGGTTTtacatacacctatccctcacttagcacgtttATTCTTTcttaaaaatgctcgtgttattcgaaattgcgtattctgaagcattagttacCATAAATAGCAAGGaaggctaatttaattaatgtgttccaaaaaagttgtgtaggaaaatatactttaagtATATAattgcgttgaataacactcaactataaatatgtcacaccatttatctttatatgcctcccatcaaaccttgtatgacaaatacattaaataaattaaagtgcttattcacgtatcaacacctggttcacaccactcctgtcaggccaatgattattttttttcattgcgacattcatttaacaacctttttcacatgaatcatctgttcatttctgttccggtatctaatgtcaaatatattcccgctagtacaaccaacagcatcagtaagagtccttatttggtaagagtccttatttcgtacgattgtgcgcacatttgacttgcttaaaactaaagtgcgaccaacataagcgtggccttcatgacaatctgcgcaccGTAATACgtatagttttgtctcaaatacttgaacacgatgcattatgagtgatcaagcacgtacagttaccggcagctgaatgggcagacgttgcttttgtttgaatgAATTCCGTGctactggctagactgagttgaCGGCCCGTTTGTGGCAAGGTGACAACGGTACGAAAAAACATTTGATCCTTTACACttcatagccgcaatttaacttgccatagctgatgtttgtacaacagccgatagcgtagacagacctgcgcgcgcatctcttccccccttgtatggctaactgtatcccacggcacatctgttgtttacagaagttgaaacagacttcgtggcgtcgtgctcgacttttttttttttttttgcctgccgagatttcgtgctaactgaaatttacagaagtactattcaagactggggcagtaaaattcacatcgcgctaaatgaatccgcgcaatctgaagacgtgctaagtgagggataggtgtatattCTTTTTCATAAGTTTTTCGTGAACATCTATAaagcgtaaaaaatattttcactgtgttctaattaaattcaaaaatactctGTATTCGTTAATAATTTGATGTTCAATTCACAATTTGACTCATAAAAAAAACAGGATTCacagaagtttaaaaaaaaaggggggggggggtttgtctgtaaagtcggtttacgggcgataattttacgtgataacgtcataagaaaacattgatgaaaaatggcatacttttgaattttcaaatattaggtatttacagttttttgcaaatttaattcaaataatttgtttaaatataattacgaacaattagttatcctgtttgatattataaaagattttctcgcacggtggttggccggttcttgcacgctcggctcaggtggaacgtgacaatttttcgtgcgtgcaaccggcgttccatcgatttataagacgttatcacgtcaataaaagttttaattaatggTTCAATATTAGCCAAATTTGAGCAATCAAGTAGTCAGTCAAGTCCACATTATTCTTAAGCAAAGATCTTGTAGGCATATTAACGTAGCTGTTGACAATGTTTGACTACCAAGCCAGTTATTGCTAGTTATTGGTTTAGATGGGCCAAATATAAACATGGTTCAtgaataaaaaacctaaaaatccATGTGCATGTCTGATTCACGCAGTTTATAATGCTTTCCAAAAATATCTATGTAAAATTGGGATCAATGGTGAAGATTTAGTCATTgatgtaaaatatatttcaaatactGGCCCTCCAGTTGACAGGACTATTCCCAATCCAGTCACAGCTGgaatttcttggacataagcAAAAACTAGGCTTAAAATAATAGTTGCAAATATTTTTGCTAACCAGGACAAATTTATACTTTATAGCTATAACAAATGTAATATCTAAAATCAATTTCtactaattaaatatttaaaatgaagaaataatagtcactattggtgtttttattttggttttcggcACGTATTTAAACTAAActattttcaaggtcatggttaTGAGCCTGATTGAGTTGCTGTGACTCAtaccattattttaaaattttcctaggAATTAGGTTATAAAATTCAAATTTGCttttgtaaatttgataaaataactGTAGTGTTTTAAGGATTCTCAAGGGTGAATTAAAAATTCTGTGGTCTACCTTGACTAAAGATTAGTGTGTGTACTGCAGACAACTACCCCGTCATAACAATGATAAGTCATAGAGTACATAGGCATTAACTGGTAGACGGGCTTAAACAAGAGTATTCTTAAATTACTGTAATCCGCAAAATCCTGGGGTAGATAGCGCATTTTTCATTTACAGCGTTCGTAAATTCTTCTGTTAATCTAAAAATGTGCGATAAAAATGTTCAGCGTTTTTCTCACAAGATGATTAAAATTGAACCATAAATTTTATACAACAGATAAGTCTGCAATGTTGCATGATTGCCGGCACTAGGGGAATATTCTGTTTATGGTTACAAAATGGAGCAAAggcatagtttttttaaagtatgaaTTGTGTAATGTTTATTATTTGCTGTACTTTCCTTGTATTAGATATCTTATTATCTTTCTCTCACTTTCCACATATATAAAGGTAAGCCCTGTCTTGGAAGCTTTAATACATCTgaacttattttaattattttacaggcTGGATTAGTAATAATTTCTTACAAtactaaaaactaattttaacagTTACACAGAATTGTAAAGGTTAGAACTTTATGCTGTCTATTAATGCACAGAAATTCTTAAGGTGATGGTACCACGAAGATTATAATGGTCTCATACCACTTAGTACTAACTCAGTGTTCAATAAAAATCAGTAGCGCCAAATTTGAGCATATAACATGCTGGTTTTTCAAACTAGTTTTTATCAGTGctggaatgatttttttaaaagttaggcCTATGTCACATTGTATCTGGGCTATTATTTGTCAATGATCAATGACATTCTTCCTGTCTTTAGGATGACAAACACTGTATGTGGCATGTGGCATACTAGGTATTGGTCAGTGTGCAACatactacaaaattattttcagcATGGTTTGTTACCATTTTTGACCTTTATAGGTTCACACTTGCATTGCACTCGGATAATGACACTCGCAGGATGCTAATTGAAATGACAATACTTACATGATGTTAACACACTAGGTGCTCACACGCAATGCTTTACTGCCATGTTAATTTTAATGTACGTTCTTCTATTgcctaaaaaaaaactaaaaatttaatgaaCAACAGGCCGGCCGGTTAAAACCCAGATGTCTAAACAAACTTACTCAGACCTTGCAACTAACAGAGTTCCTAGCTACCAAAAAGACAGTAAAAGTGGCATAAACATTAAGATAGTAGtcatttttggtaaaaaaaatattagtttaaatttatgTATACTGACACATCATTGCCACCAAACTTCAAATATAAGATCATGCTTTACACAAATACTATGAAAATATTGCTGAAATGTTGTTACTTTCCTGGTTTTACATAGCTTTTCTAAATTGCGTAATGggcaagaaagtttttttttgtgctgggGTGAAGGCAACAAATAGGCCATATACTGAAACATACAGGAGTAAAGAACATTGTTATATAAAATAGTCGAGACAGTATGATTCAATTACCTAGGTGCTCTCCTACTAACAAAATGCTTATTATCTTTCTAAGAACAGCATAGGATTTATAaaccatttttatatataagttaGTAGGGGTGTATACTTTTTTAAATAGGTAAGACTAGTGTGTGCTAATGgtgtagagaaatataaatttatattgctAATCAAATGATACATATAATTTTAGTTCATGCGTAATACTTTTCTCCTGAAATCGTATCACCATTAAAGTTCATaacatttataatgtatttacaaCCTTGAAATGCAACAAATGTATTTCCTTTTTTCAGCTGTGTGCAGTTTGTCATGTGTTGGAGGTTTTGAACCAGAATAAAAAAAGGTGCACTAGTCGAGACAAGTAAGGGTACTTTGCGTATTTGTGCCTGAAGTGCCTGAAATGTGGCGAACACTGACAGCTTCTGTAGCCTTCTTGTTCGTGCAGCAGCTGCAGCAGCCGCAGCAGCAGCAGAACAGGTATCTGTTGAAGTGTTTCCTGAAGGAGTCGCTCATGAAGTAGAGCACGACGGGGCTGACGCAAGCGTGGACGTGCTTGACGCACATGGCGATCTCGGCGAAGAAGAACCACGGCTCGGTGTCGGCCGGCGTGTAGTCGTCGTAGTTGCGGAAGTACACGAGGATCCACACCTTGTGCACGTAGTAGGGCAGGTTGAACACCAGGAAGGTGAGCACGAGCGCCAATAGCAGCAGCGCAGACTTCTCGCGCTGCCGGATGCGCGCGCGGTGGCCGGCGCGCTCGCCCGGGATGTTGGCGACGCTGCGCGAGATCTCGCGCGACGTGAGCACGTGGAAGACGGTGATGAGCGCCGCCGGCACGGCGAACAGCGCCACCAGCTCGATCAGGATGACGCAGAAGGTGAAGCTGTCGCCGTCCTCCGAGTACTTGACGCGCACGCAGCTGTCGTCGATCTCGCGCGCGTTCAGGCCGAAGGGCAGCGCGAGCGCGCACGCGGCCGTCCAGATGACGGCGATCACCACGAAGGTGACCTGGCCGTCGGAGGCGCTGGCGCCGGCGCCGGGCCGCGCGCGCTGCAGGAAGTGGCGCGTCGTGTAGTAGCGCTCTGCGCTCAGCGCCGTGAACGTGAACACCGACACCGCGAACAGGCTCACGTTCAGGAAGTTGACGATCTTGCAGAGGGTGTTGCCGAACAGCCACATCTGCGTGTACACGTCGGAGGTGAACAGCGGCAGGAAGGTGGTTATGAGCACCAGGTCGGCTATGGCCAGGTTTGCGATGTAGGCGTTGGGCATCGTGCGCATGCTCTTCTCGCGCACCAGGATCAGCAGCAAAGTGCCGTTCAGCACCACCCCGGCCGCTAGCAGCAGTATGTTGAACGTCACACATATCACCATCACCCTGCAACAATGTCACGTGCTGTGTAGTCAGTTCGTAGAAGCTATTCGTGTGTATACAAGGTGGCGAACAgtagtgagcaaatttgaatttcccgcACATTCGGGTGACGATTGATTACCTCTGTGTGCATTGCATCGTTGCCGCTGAAGCATTCTGATGCACGGTGTGGTCAAACGGTGCGTGTTAGGCCGTTTCTTTATTTGATCATACTTTCCAATAAAAATCCACTGACGCGtaaaattgtttcttgttaatagGGCGAATAATTCCATAGCAAGGAACACTTTCCCGGTGTTGTAGTTTAATTCAAattggttttaaataatttacaccagcaacgtttttaaaacagatttttaaGGATGGATTTAACCCTTAGGATTCTTCAGAGCCGGTTTTACGACGTCTCGTTAAATCTGAAAGATAGCTAACTAACAGTTAAGCTGAACCCCGCCCCGGTTGAAAAACTAATGTTGTTTTACGACTCACATTTAGGGCTTGTGGTGTAATATTGGATGTGTTGGTAATAAAATGAACTAGAATTTCGtaacaagttttttttgcaagtcaTCTCTCTCCTGAAGTCTGACAGTCAGCTCTTAGTTTGAATTTTGTGTTATATTGTGAATTCTGAATGGGAATTATGACGTCTGCAACAAATAATGTGTCTTAAACTTTATCTGGCAACATAATTacctaaataaaatgaaatataaaactaCTTTGACATCTTTCtttgaattaaacaaaattacagtttaagaCGCATAATCATGTCTGTTTTCTTGTTTTCAACGATACTCTTTGTATTGCCAAGCACGATCGATCTCGGTTAGGATATGATAGGGTAATTTAAGACAAAGCAAACGGGAATAAGTGTCTACACATAAGAATGATAGAGATTGAGAAAACAGGTTTCCGTTACAGAAGTATTCTTTTCTGACATATTGATTCTTTAATAATCCATTGACGTAGACCCTGCCTCGGGAAACTACATGTCGATTTCCATTTCACTGGTGTGGGTTTTATTGGTGTGCCGTTttcattttaatgatattatcCACACGTGTTACTTGCATTGCAGGAAGATAGTATAGGTTTGTAGGATAGGGAGGGGGGAAAAGGATAacctttatttacaaatttaattgtaGTCGGGTGAAATTGCCCTTGTCTGTAGTCGTTTGAAGTGCATTTCAATCCCGGAACAGGGTTACTTTATTAGCAATAAATATGCATATATACTTCTACCACAATTTCTAAGTTTTTGTAGTTAATTAACAAACTATATCCCACGAACACACGAATTTTATAAGTTGGAATGACACtcgttttgaaatttttaaatgcagtaaCTTACACATGTTCTTTAGCCATCGCATGCAAGTTTTATATATCCCTTGGGATTAATAATATACGACTGAGCGATAGGCGTACCTACATTATCACATCACGAAATTTTTAACCAAACTTCTATGAATGGAACGAAGCATTCTGTGTGCATTACCTATTAAATTAGTTCATCGAATCCTGCATTAAACTCTATTGGAATTTCCCAAATATTCTTCTCAATATCACTGTGAACTGCCCTCGCCTGATCGTTCGTGCCCTAACTTCCAGAGCTAGTGGATGTCACTCCCCTAGCTCCGAGAATGATGCCGAACACcaagaagagagagagaatgagctTCCAGGACAGATACATTCGCCGCGGAGCTGCACGCGCCAAGTGGCGACCCAGGCGCGCTGCGCGGAGCCCATCTCTGGCCCGACCCGGAGGACCGGACTAGGACAATAGTCTGCGTGTGGTCTGCGCAGGAGATGTGGGACCTGACAGGCTTCGCGAGCGAAATGCAGCCCCCGCTGCAACTCGAGGAACAGGCGGTCCCGCCGTGTGCGTCTCGTGGGCCAGCTACGAGAAGGTGCTGGCGGCCGAGGCGGCCACTGCGCGACCTGCACCAAGGCCCGCCCCTGCAGCAACACCAGAGATGAGCGACGGCTGGACGCAGACTGTACCAGCCCAGCCTGCCCCAGAGCTGCGCCTCAGTAGCTGCCAGTCAGACACACATGGAgccagacgcccgccccagccCCAGCCAGGAGCCTGCACACAGGCTCCCAAGCAGCTGTTCTCACAGCTGAGAAGAGCACAACAGCAGCTCTACTCGCCGCTGCTGGCGCTCTGCAGCCGGGCCACAGACGCCTCACCCGCCTCTACAGGGTGGCCTTCGGCACTGTCCAGGAGGCCGGCACCGCCATCAGCAGCCGAGCCAGCCCACGCCAagccgcagctccccagggcctggggccgcaccgagctgcagtctatTCCGCGCTGCTAACTGCAGCTCTGAGCCGCCCCAGGTACTCagcgagccagccgtgggcagaggggactcgtcccctccgccggcctagcccttcATCCCgctaaagggagggggtcagtggCCCAAGGTCTCAGGAATATCGCCAGACACACAACACACCTAGCTTAACACAGTAAATATTTGTCCAGCCATTGCCTACACGCAAACTTATCTTAAATCAACAAGTAAACAACATTAAATAACATCATCAAAGATTGCTTGAGCAGCTAAGGCCAGCTGCTCAGCTTAGACTAAATTCGCATCCCCCCTTTTTCTTACACACTTAAAGGGAAGGCTGGAAAACACCACGAATTTAAAGTAAATTCATCCcacgaaattaaattaaattatatcggCCACTTGTATTCACCACTGCCTCGCAGCAATTTTCTAGCAACATTACATAAACAAgccaaaacataaaaattgagtagccaaaacaggaggttaggggtcGCATGAGATGACCCGGGACTCTGcacgggcctcggggttcgatgccaagtcgcgGCACTCGGGCCCTAGGCCCGCACAGGCGATGATCAAATCCCTGTCAGTCGGACGTGAGTCTGCTtggggttgcttcattaagcaattaATCTGAGCCAACCTCGCCTGATATCTCGTCATATTCTTTCCTGATGATTTTAGCTTCAGGTTAAGAAGCTAGCCACCAGTTCATCCACGGTAAACTTTAACCAAAGGTATATATATCTCAGAGTCAGGCGTTAACCAGGGGTCGTAAGACAAAAATGAGAACTATCTAGCAGTTCAATTTTGCCTTAGGTTTAACCGAAGGTCATAGAACAGGCCCTAAGTGGCTTACACATATTACTTATACCTCAATCCTCATAAGAAATCACCTCCCGAAATATCTGGGGTGAGTTCCCAAATATCCTTTGTACGGCGTACTTGATTTTTCCGAAAATTACAACGCTCGGAACGTGATTCATTACgagaaaattaaacaaaaaaaaaaatcatatacatCTCGCCTTCTCCAAAACATTTTCAAAGTTCACATttaggaaataattttgaaaagaattaatgtacataaaataCTTGCAACCAAATACAAAATCAGCAAATATTGTTTCTAGCAACTGAACTCTTAAAACCTGTGAAAACATGGTAAATGTAGTGACcacctttttttttgcatgaaattttctaagaaaaaaaaagcgcgcgtgtaactcagtacacgtgatagaagtgaaactcctttggcaattcaaacctcggcTCGTAAGTATATCGCACGGGTTAaaaaggcagagagagagagagagagagagagagagagagagagagagagagagagagagagagagagagagtagacgaatttctaaaaaaaaatattgtagtattaaaagcatttaaggaaagtattttaaggatcaaaatgaaaaaattatagccaaaatatcaattaaatttttgaatttatttcctCGATATTTACACTAATGTTGATATTATAGTTTAGTAGTAACTAACGCAACTGTTCACATGTTGTTTACAATATATAACTTAACCGAGCGTTTACACaaatctatatatttttaatgacactaacctaaccaaatcattaaactgttaattattggtaaactacttaaaatactGAAATGCCATTATACACAATGCTTAGAAACAAGATAACCCAGCGCGAgtttatttttcctttcatttatttttgaagtaggGGAAAGGAACCTACGAGTGCGCATCCCCTAAGATTACGCAGTGCCATTTTCTTACAGttggcaacattaaaaaaaaagtgtatatccTCAGTTGGTTCGTTACTGTGTGACAAATGAGTGGCGTGAAACTTGCAGCTGTGCAAACAATTTGTCCATTTGAAAGGTGAGagttctttttttgttgttttcatgtaatactCTAATCGCGTAACTTAAGCTTTAGCAAGTAGGTAAACAGAGATGCATTCATTATCTGTATACTATGTAACAGCCATGGTTCTTAGCATTCGTGCCGATGTAGCCAGTTTAGCTTTTGCGgtatgtgctgctatctgtcgAGTCTTTCACATATCTCGTGCTCATTTCCTAAGAGTGCGCACAAAGTTTGTCCACTAGAGTGCACACGCACTTTGGATGCACAACCCCGGCCGTGCAATTTCCAATTCTGACATTAGTTTTTTGTTCCGCAATTCATATGAGATGGTTGCCACCATGGAGAAAGCAAAGAATTCATTTCGCGTAACGTATTTATCCTTATAAATAACCCTGATGTGTTCAGCGACGAGGATTTTATCCCATCTCATGTGACTGACAGGCCATATCTAGAGGAGCCAATGAACACTGGCAACGACGTGATTCCTGGTGCTCCAAATACTTCTGTACAAACTGTGAAAAATCCCATGAGACCTTCTAGCATTAACATATCCCCATCAACTACTGAAAATTATCCTCAAGTTGAAATGGAATGTTCAGTGTCTAGTGAGAATAATGAAACAATGCAGGACCAAATACCATCGACTAGTGATATGATTCATGTATCTGGACCCTGATGAGAATGATACGCCGAGTGATAGTATTGTTGAGCTGTCGGCTAGTGAAATTAGTATGGGTTGTCAAATGCTAGCTTGTGTATCAATCGAGAAAAATGTTGAGAAATTTAACTCTTTTACGAGCATTGTAAATAATAGCCCTATGATTGTAGATCCGAGTAAAGGAAAAGGAATCTCTCCAGCCAGCATCATACCTGTCAAGAGACAAAGGAAAGCCCGGTGATCGGATGTAATAACAAGCTCGCCATTTAAAAATACTCTTTTGCTTGAGAGTGGAAGGAAAAGGTCACAAGATTCACAGAAGTTAAATAAGAGGGGAAAATCATCAGGTCCATTGAAGATGCATGAAACTTCAAAGACAATGGAAAGTTATGTATTCTGTCAAGATGTGATGAGAGATATACTGAACCAATCTCAGAAGACTGGATACAGTGTATTAAATGCCTACAGTAGTGTCATAAGCAGTGCTCGTCATTTAAAGGATCTGTAACATTTACTTGTGATCTGTGTTAAGTGCGCACTCTTAGGGTAAATAATGCGTATTCTTAGGAGCTAGCTCACCTAAGAGTGCACATttgcatgtatttgtttttgtgtgttttataacaATTTGAATATTTCTACATGATTGAGCATAGGAAGATAGAggcataatatattaataaaaccaaatttgattgaaaaatttattttaattttgaaatgaagTCATATGTGGCTATTTTTTGTAAGGGGCGCACTCTTAGGTGCCTTTCCCCTATTTTACAATCGTAACATTTTTTCTATGTATTATAAATTTGAttaacgtaaaaataatttaataaacttgattaacaaaattattactctcttcaaaataactgctcaggatatgtataattaattattaataaataaataatgattaattaacaataaatgttaCTGTTGAAATACCCCGTAAAGAAAGAAAACTGTGCGTGTTGTTTCTTCAAATAATTCTGCCATTTTGGAACATGCTAAATCTCTGAACAAAATGTGAAATTCAttacaggtagcgctatctatgcggaaaATGCAAGGACTGTAAATAGCGCTCTCTACAGTGCTGGTTGAACAAAGAGGAACGCCAGCgctctggtagcaaatataaaattcaaggcattcacagctgactgtataggatacttatatcaattttctgaaacaagcacatGGGTACACTCGCTGTCTTATTTTTTCGTTCAtatatctctctcggttctattcTTTTGGAGGGTGGGGGACGTCATCACACGAAGAGTAGAACCTAAACGAGCCCAGTaacatatatagcatagtgctctctttttTATCTCTTAGACCAAGTacatattctctgtccttttcgcgtcaaaAACGtctcaaaacaatgtttcacgaaaacgttgcattaaaattcagccttgaaatttaaccctcatcgcacccaaagaattttcactacaaaaaaattgtttcgccGGAACACTGTCAGGAAAGCAGTTTTCGCGATATGCATACACGAGTTTCAAAAGGTTGATTTAAATTGCCTTGCAAGTGGGATACTCGCATCACACATGATATGCTagggtggtggtgtcgtaccaaGAGGCACCATTACGAAGCATAAGTACATCAGTTGCAAGGAACACCTTGCATGAAGGTATTTTCAGTGTTCCACtggtaatctatactaatattataaagctgatgagtttgtttgtttggttgtttgtttgaacggtctaatctcaggaaccactggtccgatttgaaaaaattatttcagtgttggatagtacatttatcgaggaaggctataggctatatt
The DNA window shown above is from Bacillus rossius redtenbacheri isolate Brsri chromosome 2, Brsri_v3, whole genome shotgun sequence and carries:
- the LOC134528871 gene encoding neuropeptide CCHamide-1 receptor-like; the encoded protein is MVICVTFNILLLAAGVVLNGTLLLILVREKSMRTMPNAYIANLAIADLVLITTFLPLFTSDVYTQMWLFGNTLCKIVNFLNVSLFAVSVFTFTALSAERYYTTRHFLQRARPGAGASASDGQVTFVVIAVIWTAACALALPFGLNAREIDDSCVRVKYSEDGDSFTFCVILIELVALFAVPAALITVFHVLTSREISRSVANIPGERAGHRARIRQREKSALLLLALVLTFLVFNLPYYVHKVWILVYFRNYDDYTPADTEPWFFFAEIAMCVKHVHACVSPVVLYFMSDSFRKHFNRYLFCCCCGCCSCCTNKKATEAVSVRHISGTSGTNTQSTLTCLD